The following proteins come from a genomic window of Nitrospirota bacterium:
- the hemB gene encoding porphobilinogen synthase → MYFPIYRPRRMRANENLRRMIRETRLSVDNLIYPMFVTYGKGVKKEIASMPGCYQQSVENAVKDAEEVNSLGIPAVILFGIPEHKDERGSGAYDENGVVQQAIRAIKDKVPELIVITDVCLCEYTSHGHCGIVEEGRILNDPTIELLSKEAVSHVKAGADMVAPSDMMDGRIAAVRDALDEEGFIDIPIMSYASKYASAFYEPFREAAESIPQFGDRRTYQMDPTNADEAIREVALDIEEGADIVMVKPALAYLDIIHRVKDEFCIPVAAYNVSGEYSMIKAAGRTGWLDEQRIMMEVLTSIKRAGADMILTYFAKEVAQVLDGR, encoded by the coding sequence ATGTATTTCCCCATCTACCGTCCGAGAAGGATGAGGGCAAATGAAAACCTGCGAAGAATGATTCGAGAAACAAGGCTCTCTGTGGATAACCTTATATATCCAATGTTCGTTACTTACGGAAAAGGTGTTAAGAAGGAGATTGCCTCAATGCCCGGTTGTTACCAGCAGTCGGTTGAAAACGCTGTAAAGGATGCTGAGGAGGTAAACAGTCTTGGAATCCCTGCTGTAATCCTGTTTGGCATACCTGAACACAAGGATGAGAGGGGCTCTGGTGCCTATGACGAAAATGGGGTCGTCCAGCAGGCTATCAGGGCTATAAAGGATAAAGTGCCTGAGCTTATTGTAATAACAGATGTTTGCCTCTGCGAATACACAAGCCATGGGCACTGTGGTATTGTGGAAGAAGGGAGAATCTTGAACGATCCTACCATAGAACTCCTCTCAAAGGAGGCGGTCTCCCATGTAAAGGCAGGGGCAGACATGGTAGCGCCCTCGGATATGATGGATGGGCGGATTGCGGCGGTAAGAGATGCACTTGATGAGGAAGGATTTATAGATATACCGATTATGTCTTATGCCTCAAAATATGCGTCAGCTTTCTATGAACCGTTCAGGGAAGCAGCAGAATCAATACCCCAGTTTGGAGATAGAAGAACCTATCAGATGGATCCGACAAATGCAGATGAGGCTATAAGAGAGGTTGCACTTGATATTGAAGAAGGAGCAGATATTGTGATGGTGAAGCCTGCCCTCGCTTATTTAGATATCATTCACAGGGTAAAGGATGAATTCTGTATCCCTGTTGCAGCCTATAATGTTAGCGGAGAATACTCAATGATAAAGGCGGCTGGAAGAACAGGGTGGCTCGACGAACAAAGAATTATGATGGAGGTTCTCACATCTATCAAGCGTGCAGGGGCTGACATGATACTAACATATTTTGCAAAGGAAGTAGCACAAGTACTCGATGGTCGATAG
- a CDS encoding DUF2283 domain-containing protein has translation MRKIKYSKDVDALLIEFSDKKIDYAEEEGQMIVHFSKDGEPVLLEILDAKDFILDSLSSLVKEKEVAIP, from the coding sequence ATGAGAAAGATTAAATATAGTAAAGATGTAGACGCCCTTCTCATTGAATTTTCAGATAAAAAGATAGATTACGCTGAAGAAGAAGGGCAGATGATTGTCCATTTTTCAAAAGATGGTGAGCCAGTACTTCTTGAAATACTGGATGCAAAAGACTTTATCCTCGATTCTCTTTCCAGTCTCGTAAAAGAAAAAGAAGTAGCAATACCTTAA
- a CDS encoding DEAD/DEAH box helicase, with amino-acid sequence MVEKIKFDYSPKTIPLSHQIEAIDYIEKHDIVPLFDEQGLGKSKMVIDALCSNIESKEIDGALIVCKKTLLHTWKNEILKHSHLFPVVLLGTKRQRGRSFLTYGHFYIVNYESLIQELELIQLVLKHKNFVIVLDESQKIKNPNAKTTKAVLSLRNMAKKKILITGTPIANRPEDIWSQFYFLDGGELLGNDFYKFKKKYDLKLKGEVSLKKYEDDLLSLRKKIDGVSIRRTKDILELPEKKYSNIVIDLSPKQQEIYDTAKKELYYEIKDKKGESIIEEIENYLVKLLRLTQIASNPGLIIEDYDETPSKFLKLDKLVNETVENREKVIIWTSFRKNIRTLRRRYRDLGALMLFGETPIEERNNVVIKFMSNSNNKILIANPAAAKEGLTLTSANNAIYLDRNFKMDDYLQSQDRIHRISQTKKCNIIKLIARKTIDEYTDEILEKKELVARYALGDSNNVDMKRQCLSKEDLLDILG; translated from the coding sequence ATGGTTGAAAAGATTAAATTTGATTACTCTCCTAAGACAATACCCCTGAGTCATCAAATAGAAGCAATAGACTATATTGAGAAACATGATATCGTACCTCTCTTCGATGAGCAAGGATTGGGTAAAAGCAAAATGGTTATCGATGCATTATGCTCAAACATTGAAAGTAAAGAGATTGATGGTGCGCTAATTGTTTGTAAAAAGACCCTTCTACACACATGGAAAAATGAAATTTTAAAGCATTCTCATTTGTTCCCAGTAGTCTTGTTAGGAACGAAGCGCCAAAGAGGGCGGTCATTTTTGACTTACGGCCATTTTTATATTGTAAATTATGAATCCCTCATTCAGGAGTTAGAGTTGATTCAATTGGTATTGAAACATAAAAATTTTGTAATTGTTCTAGATGAGTCTCAAAAAATTAAAAATCCAAATGCGAAAACCACAAAGGCAGTTCTCTCATTGAGAAATATGGCTAAGAAGAAGATATTAATCACAGGAACACCAATAGCTAATAGACCAGAAGATATATGGTCACAGTTTTATTTTCTGGATGGAGGCGAATTGTTAGGCAATGATTTTTACAAGTTTAAAAAAAAGTATGATTTGAAATTAAAGGGAGAAGTATCGTTAAAGAAATATGAGGATGATTTGTTGAGCCTTCGCAAAAAAATAGATGGTGTATCAATTCGGAGGACAAAAGATATTTTAGAATTGCCAGAGAAAAAATATAGTAACATAGTTATAGATCTTTCCCCAAAACAGCAAGAAATTTATGACACGGCAAAGAAAGAATTGTATTACGAGATAAAAGACAAGAAGGGGGAAAGTATTATAGAAGAAATTGAGAATTATTTAGTAAAATTGTTAAGGTTAACTCAAATTGCTAGTAACCCGGGGTTGATCATAGAGGACTATGATGAAACACCATCAAAGTTTTTAAAGTTAGATAAATTAGTCAACGAGACTGTGGAAAATAGGGAAAAAGTTATAATATGGACAAGTTTTAGAAAAAATATTAGAACGCTAAGAAGACGTTATAGAGATTTAGGTGCGTTAATGCTTTTTGGTGAGACGCCGATAGAAGAACGCAACAATGTAGTAATAAAATTCATGAGTAACTCCAATAATAAAATCTTAATTGCAAACCCGGCAGCCGCTAAGGAAGGACTAACATTAACGTCCGCTAATAATGCTATTTATCTCGATAGGAATTTCAAAATGGATGATTACTTACAATCTCAAGATAGGATACATAGAATTAGTCAGACAAAAAAGTGTAATATTATAAAACTAATAGCTAGAAAAACTATCGATGAATACACAGATGAAATCTTAGAAAAAAAAGAATTAGTAGCGAGATATGCATTAGGAGATTCCAATAATGTTGATATGAAAAGACAATGCTTGTCTAAAGAAGACCTTCTAGATATACTGGGGTGA
- a CDS encoding DUF4258 domain-containing protein has product MATDIEFSLHSLLKIEILKSHGLEVSKEIVENVVRTPDRIEEGYKNRLVAQKGFDETRVLRVAYETLPDKLYVVTVYPGRRSRYEKD; this is encoded by the coding sequence ATGGCAACAGATATAGAATTTAGCCTGCATTCATTGCTGAAAATTGAGATATTGAAGTCTCATGGATTAGAAGTGTCAAAAGAGATTGTTGAAAATGTTGTTAGGACACCTGATAGAATAGAAGAAGGTTATAAAAACAGATTAGTTGCACAAAAGGGTTTTGATGAAACTCGCGTTCTTAGAGTAGCTTACGAAACATTACCAGACAAACTTTATGTTGTAACCGTTTATCCGGGAAGGAGGTCCCGATATGAGAAAGATTAA
- a CDS encoding cobalamin-dependent protein (Presence of a B(12) (cobalamin)-binding domain implies dependence on cobalamin itself, in one of its several forms, or in some unusual lineages, dependence on a cobalamin-like analog.), with product MKILLIEPDFPIPPKSKNHKNFLPIGLLKIASYLKENNNEVRLVRGKLNIDDFEFEPDEIWITSLFTYWSEYVRNSVRYYKRMFPRAKVVVGGIYASLMPKHCKKFTGCDEIFRGVYKEAESYFPLYELINDKNPHPIDYQIIHTSRGCIRHCDFCGTWKIEPQFEAKNSIKNEIEHRKLVFYDNNLLANPYIEDILYELIELKRQKEILWCESQSGFDGRKLQETPHLGRLIKKAGFRYPRVAWDWGYSEYPKIKKQINVLIKGGYNSKEIFVFVLYNWDITFEEMEKKRIKCWKWHVQIADCRFRPLDQTFDNYNPRKLEQTNDDYYIHEKAGWNDALVRQFRKNVRRQNICVRHGFPFYSNVLERMRLPKEKIIEIMKNVDQMKTKKEKKEYLDGENISFWFPDEITSLKNIERR from the coding sequence TTGAAAATACTATTAATTGAACCAGATTTCCCGATACCTCCTAAGAGTAAAAATCATAAAAATTTTCTCCCAATAGGGCTGTTGAAGATTGCCTCTTATTTAAAAGAGAACAATAATGAAGTTAGATTAGTTAGAGGTAAACTAAACATAGACGATTTTGAATTTGAGCCAGATGAAATTTGGATCACTTCATTATTTACATACTGGTCTGAATATGTAAGAAATAGCGTGAGATATTATAAAAGAATGTTTCCCCGTGCAAAAGTAGTGGTGGGAGGAATTTATGCTTCTTTAATGCCCAAACATTGTAAAAAATTCACTGGGTGTGATGAGATCTTTAGAGGTGTTTACAAAGAGGCAGAAAGTTATTTTCCTTTATATGAGCTTATTAACGATAAAAACCCTCATCCTATTGATTACCAAATAATTCATACCTCTAGAGGTTGTATACGTCATTGTGATTTTTGCGGTACGTGGAAAATAGAACCACAATTTGAAGCGAAGAATAGTATTAAAAATGAGATAGAACACCGAAAGCTGGTTTTTTACGATAATAATCTACTAGCGAACCCATATATTGAAGATATTTTATACGAACTCATAGAGTTAAAGAGGCAAAAAGAAATCTTATGGTGCGAGTCTCAAAGTGGCTTTGATGGACGAAAACTACAAGAAACTCCCCATTTAGGGAGATTGATAAAGAAAGCGGGTTTTAGATATCCAAGAGTAGCTTGGGACTGGGGATATAGCGAATACCCGAAAATAAAAAAGCAGATCAATGTTCTAATCAAAGGCGGTTACAACTCGAAAGAAATATTTGTTTTTGTGCTATATAATTGGGACATAACTTTCGAGGAAATGGAAAAAAAGAGAATAAAGTGTTGGAAATGGCATGTACAGATTGCAGATTGTAGATTCCGTCCTTTAGATCAAACTTTTGATAATTACAATCCAAGAAAACTTGAACAAACAAATGATGACTATTATATACATGAAAAAGCAGGTTGGAACGATGCATTGGTTAGGCAATTTAGAAAAAATGTAAGAAGACAAAATATATGTGTCAGACACGGTTTTCCTTTTTATTCAAACGTTCTTGAAAGAATGAGGTTACCGAAAGAGAAGATTATAGAAATTATGAAAAACGTTGATCAGATGAAAACGAAAAAAGAGAAAAAGGAATATCTAGATGGAGAAAATATTAGTTTCTGGTTTCCAGATGAGATAACATCTCTAAAAAACATCGAAAGGAGATGA
- a CDS encoding ATP-binding protein, which produces MIIKDFFYNLKLKTKLLIMMLFLTLLLMAVLFYLYTKSEKDMIAQIEQHTVDLSTAIQISVEELTTGGTTDTARLSEYLRQLDAKGVREISIISNEQEIIASSNPRKVGIKVDHKKKGYVITARLGEDLRPKRHQKAYNIIVPVVIENEQWGYIHISMLLDDFKNLMQANYIKRVLATVLIFGIGIVVSLFLSWRYTHPIHQVVNAAKKVAAGDLTETLPVNRTDEIGELTMSFNEMVEKLRLNRKLEEKLRRAEQLSVVGQLASGIAHEVRNPLNLINLSIDHIKSKFTPPDLTQKEEFTNVISNIKKEIRRLDKMVSDFLDYGKPLNLHKAKTSLKDVLDDVISLARERSGEQGVVIEKEIHPELLEVLVDSGYIKTCFMNIMLNAFESMPEGGNLRVTASPNTSFVEVSFADTGKGIPSENLSMVYEPYFTTKRLGIGLGLSLTKRIIEEHSGMIEIESYPNKGTTVKVKLPTKES; this is translated from the coding sequence ATGATAATTAAAGACTTTTTCTATAACCTTAAACTGAAGACAAAACTCCTGATAATGATGCTTTTCCTCACACTCCTATTAATGGCTGTCCTTTTTTATCTATACACAAAATCAGAGAAGGATATGATAGCCCAGATTGAGCAACATACAGTTGACCTCTCTACCGCCATTCAGATAAGTGTTGAGGAGTTAACAACAGGAGGAACTACTGATACTGCAAGACTCAGCGAATATCTCAGACAGCTCGATGCAAAAGGCGTTAGGGAAATATCTATAATAAGCAATGAGCAGGAAATTATCGCGAGTTCTAATCCACGCAAGGTTGGCATAAAGGTAGACCATAAAAAGAAGGGTTATGTAATAACTGCGAGACTCGGAGAAGACCTGAGACCAAAACGGCATCAGAAGGCATACAACATAATAGTCCCAGTCGTCATCGAAAATGAACAGTGGGGCTATATCCATATAAGTATGCTCCTTGATGATTTCAAGAATTTAATGCAAGCAAACTACATTAAAAGGGTCTTAGCCACTGTATTAATTTTTGGAATAGGGATAGTGGTATCACTCTTCCTCTCATGGAGATATACCCATCCTATACACCAGGTTGTCAATGCTGCGAAGAAGGTAGCAGCAGGAGACCTTACAGAGACCCTCCCTGTGAATAGAACAGATGAGATAGGTGAACTTACTATGAGTTTTAATGAAATGGTAGAGAAACTCAGGCTAAACAGGAAACTTGAGGAAAAACTAAGGAGGGCTGAGCAGCTTTCTGTTGTCGGTCAACTTGCCTCGGGTATAGCCCACGAAGTAAGAAACCCATTAAATCTTATAAACCTCAGTATTGACCATATAAAGAGTAAATTTACACCCCCCGATTTAACACAGAAAGAGGAATTTACCAATGTTATCTCTAATATTAAAAAAGAGATACGGAGACTTGATAAGATGGTGAGCGATTTCCTTGACTATGGGAAACCATTGAATCTACATAAGGCAAAGACCAGTCTTAAAGATGTGCTGGATGATGTTATATCCTTAGCAAGAGAACGGTCAGGAGAACAGGGTGTGGTTATCGAGAAAGAAATACATCCCGAACTGTTAGAGGTATTGGTAGACAGTGGATATATAAAGACCTGTTTTATGAATATAATGCTTAATGCATTTGAATCAATGCCCGAAGGTGGAAATCTCAGGGTTACTGCCTCCCCAAATACCTCTTTCGTAGAGGTTTCCTTTGCAGATACAGGGAAGGGGATACCCTCTGAGAACCTCTCCATGGTATATGAACCATACTTTACCACAAAGAGATTGGGCATCGGTCTGGGGCTCTCTCTTACAAAAAGGATTATAGAGGAACACTCTGGAATGATTGAGATTGAAAGCTATCCCAACAAAGGTACAACCGTAAAGGTTAAACTACCAACAAAGGAGTCCTGA
- a CDS encoding radical SAM protein yields MSKNYQPTVPKLIAWEVTRSCVLNCIHCRAAAKYGPYPDELTTEECLRFLDDVVELYKTNAESRMPNVETSSSIRTSTIGPQQSVVNNPPIIILTGGEPMMREDIYEIAKYGTEKGLRMVMAPCGLMVTEETAKKIKESGIKRISLSIDGATAESHDAFRRVDGAFDAVMKAVESCKKVGLEFQVNTTITKYNVKEVPAILDLVVRLGAVAYHPFLLVPTGRGKDLADQEISPEEYEKVLTWIYEQREKASIQFKPTCAPHYYRIFRQKEREKGRSVSPQIHGLDAMTKGCMGGQSFAFVSHTGKVQICGFLEEEAGDIRKEPFSEIWKESKLFNEMRDIDHYHGKCGICEYRKVCSGCRARAYALTGDYLGEEPYCTYIPQSIPIKAKL; encoded by the coding sequence ATGTCTAAAAACTATCAACCTACAGTTCCTAAACTCATCGCATGGGAGGTTACCCGAAGTTGTGTGCTTAACTGTATTCACTGCAGGGCAGCGGCAAAGTACGGACCTTATCCTGACGAACTTACAACTGAGGAGTGCCTGAGATTCCTGGACGATGTGGTAGAACTTTATAAAACGAATGCCGAGAGCCGAATGCCGAATGTTGAAACTTCTTCTTCCATTCGAACCTCGACCATCGGCCCTCAGCAATCGGTAGTCAACAATCCCCCCATCATCATCCTTACAGGCGGAGAGCCAATGATGCGTGAGGATATATACGAAATAGCAAAATATGGAACAGAAAAGGGGTTAAGGATGGTGATGGCACCATGTGGCCTCATGGTAACCGAAGAAACAGCAAAAAAAATAAAGGAATCGGGTATCAAGAGAATAAGCCTCAGCATAGATGGCGCAACCGCTGAGAGCCACGATGCCTTCAGGAGAGTTGATGGTGCATTCGATGCGGTAATGAAAGCTGTTGAGTCTTGCAAAAAAGTAGGGCTTGAGTTTCAGGTAAATACCACAATCACAAAATATAATGTTAAAGAGGTTCCTGCGATACTCGATCTTGTTGTGAGACTGGGGGCTGTGGCATATCATCCATTTCTGCTCGTTCCTACTGGCAGAGGAAAAGACCTCGCAGACCAAGAAATATCACCTGAGGAATATGAAAAGGTGCTTACATGGATATATGAACAGAGGGAAAAGGCATCTATACAATTCAAACCCACATGTGCACCCCATTACTACAGGATATTCAGACAGAAGGAAAGAGAAAAAGGGAGGTCTGTATCACCACAGATACATGGACTTGATGCAATGACAAAGGGGTGCATGGGTGGTCAGTCATTTGCCTTTGTGAGTCATACAGGTAAAGTGCAGATATGCGGCTTTCTTGAGGAAGAGGCAGGAGATATTAGAAAAGAGCCATTCTCCGAGATATGGAAGGAATCAAAGTTATTTAATGAGATGAGGGATATTGACCATTATCACGGGAAATGTGGCATCTGTGAATACAGAAAGGTCTGTAGTGGCTGCAGGGCACGGGCATATGCCCTGACAGGGGATTACCTGGGAGAGGAACCTTACTGCACATATATTCCTCAAAGTATACCTATTAAGGCGAAATTGTAG
- the ahbC gene encoding 12,18-didecarboxysiroheme deacetylase, translating to MIGISKLYCGTIEPSDALRYGRDSKRLPSHLLQFSKDKKPVVVWNMTRRCNLKCVHCYAQAIPLNEPHPEELTTEEARTLIDDLSEFGVPVILFSGGEPLVRKDLPELAQYAKEKGMRAVISTNGTLITSSVAHLLKEIGLSYVGISLDGGLNTNDAFRGVKGAFEKAINGIRNCKEEGIKVGLRFTINKRNYTEIPEIFDIIEEEDIPRVCFYHLVYAGRGSGMINEDLSHEETRATVDLIIDRTKDLHESDKKIEVLTVDNHADGPYLYLRMLKEENPRAEQVYELLQMNEGNSSGIGIACVSWDGSVHADQFWRHYSFSNVRQRRFSEIWMDTNDPLMAGLKNRKSLLKGRCAACKWLDICNGNFRVRAEAVTGDVWAPDPACYLTDEEIGIGIP from the coding sequence TCTAAAAGGCTTCCGTCACACCTACTGCAGTTCTCAAAAGACAAAAAACCAGTGGTAGTGTGGAATATGACAAGAAGGTGCAATCTCAAGTGTGTCCACTGTTACGCACAGGCGATTCCTCTAAACGAACCACATCCTGAAGAATTGACCACAGAAGAAGCAAGAACTTTGATAGACGACCTTTCTGAATTTGGTGTCCCTGTAATCCTCTTTTCAGGTGGGGAACCACTGGTAAGAAAAGACCTCCCTGAATTAGCCCAATATGCAAAGGAAAAAGGTATGCGTGCTGTTATATCAACTAATGGAACGCTGATAACAAGTTCTGTTGCACATCTCCTGAAAGAGATAGGGCTCTCCTATGTAGGGATCAGTCTCGATGGAGGCCTGAATACAAATGATGCCTTCAGAGGTGTAAAGGGTGCATTTGAGAAGGCGATAAATGGGATAAGGAACTGCAAGGAAGAAGGAATAAAAGTAGGGTTGAGATTTACCATCAATAAGAGAAATTATACTGAGATACCAGAGATATTCGATATCATAGAGGAAGAGGATATTCCACGGGTCTGCTTCTATCATCTTGTCTATGCAGGTAGGGGTAGTGGCATGATAAACGAAGACCTAAGTCATGAAGAGACAAGGGCTACAGTTGACCTTATAATTGACAGGACAAAAGACCTCCATGAAAGTGATAAGAAGATAGAGGTTCTTACAGTAGATAACCATGCAGATGGACCATATCTCTACCTCAGGATGCTTAAGGAGGAAAACCCACGGGCAGAGCAGGTCTATGAACTCCTTCAGATGAATGAAGGAAATAGCTCAGGCATAGGAATTGCCTGTGTGAGCTGGGATGGTTCTGTGCATGCGGATCAGTTCTGGAGGCATTATTCCTTTAGCAATGTCAGGCAGAGGCGATTCAGTGAGATATGGATGGATACAAACGATCCCTTGATGGCAGGGCTTAAGAATAGAAAATCACTTCTCAAAGGGAGGTGTGCTGCCTGTAAGTGGCTCGATATCTGTAATGGAAATTTCCGTGTTAGGGCAGAGGCTGTGACAGGAGATGTCTGGGCACCTGATCCAGCATGCTATCTCACGGATGAAGAGATTGGCATCGGTATACCCTGA
- a CDS encoding sigma-54 dependent transcriptional regulator — translation MSIKGNILIVDDEKPQREILRLILEDEGYSVITTGGGNEALALIEKFPPELILSDLKMPDMNGLELLARLLKHNIPTIIMTAYGTISSAVEAMKMGAMDYLTKPLDRDELLISVKRVFEKIALQRENIILQHQLQEKFRIENIIGSHGLMQEVFKTIRKVSNTNSTVLIYGESGTGKELVARAIHYNSQRKDRPFMGINCAAIPDTLLESELFGYEAGAFTGAIGRKIGLFEASNKSTLFLDEIGDLSANMQAKILRVLQEKEIMRIGGRHQIKIDVRIIAATNKDIETEMKKGHFREDLFYRLNVITITLPPLRNRITDIPELVNHFIAKYRVTTQKEIKGITDEALRILMGYNWPGNVRQIESVIERAMIFSEGEMITPKDIPVEVRIPLKGTGRFIIDIPDEGISIEELERELILKAMEKSGWVITKAAKLLGLSFRTLQYRLEKFNINSGHQTIPKGA, via the coding sequence ATGTCAATAAAGGGGAATATCCTTATTGTTGATGATGAAAAGCCTCAGAGGGAGATACTTAGATTAATATTGGAGGATGAAGGTTATAGCGTTATTACTACTGGAGGTGGTAATGAGGCGCTTGCCCTCATTGAGAAATTTCCTCCCGAACTTATTTTAAGTGACCTCAAGATGCCTGATATGAATGGCTTGGAACTCCTCGCTCGTCTTCTCAAACACAATATACCTACTATAATAATGACCGCCTACGGAACAATCAGTTCCGCTGTAGAGGCAATGAAAATGGGGGCAATGGACTATTTGACAAAACCGCTTGATAGGGATGAGCTGTTAATATCTGTAAAAAGAGTATTCGAGAAGATTGCACTTCAGAGAGAGAATATAATACTCCAGCATCAACTTCAAGAAAAATTCAGGATAGAAAATATCATAGGAAGCCATGGCCTCATGCAGGAAGTATTCAAGACGATAAGAAAGGTCTCGAATACTAACTCTACCGTATTGATTTATGGTGAAAGTGGAACAGGAAAAGAACTTGTGGCGAGGGCTATCCATTATAATTCTCAACGCAAGGATAGACCATTTATGGGTATAAATTGTGCTGCAATCCCGGATACACTGCTTGAGAGTGAACTCTTTGGCTACGAGGCAGGTGCATTCACAGGGGCAATTGGTCGTAAGATAGGACTCTTTGAGGCATCAAACAAAAGCACCCTTTTTCTTGATGAGATAGGTGATCTTTCCGCAAATATGCAGGCAAAGATACTACGAGTCTTACAGGAAAAGGAGATAATGAGAATCGGGGGAAGGCATCAAATCAAGATAGATGTTAGGATTATAGCTGCAACCAATAAGGATATAGAAACTGAGATGAAGAAAGGTCATTTCCGTGAAGACCTATTTTACCGTCTTAATGTGATAACCATAACCCTGCCACCGCTCAGAAACAGGATTACCGATATACCTGAACTGGTTAATCACTTTATAGCAAAATACAGGGTTACTACACAGAAAGAGATAAAGGGTATAACCGATGAGGCACTCAGGATACTTATGGGATACAACTGGCCAGGAAATGTCAGACAGATTGAATCAGTGATAGAAAGGGCTATGATATTTTCTGAAGGAGAGATGATTACTCCAAAAGACATTCCAGTGGAGGTGCGTATACCTCTAAAAGGAACTGGAAGATTTATTATTGACATCCCTGATGAAGGTATATCTATAGAAGAGCTTGAGAGAGAGCTTATCCTGAAGGCTATGGAAAAAAGTGGTTGGGTGATCACAAAGGCAGCAAAACTATTGGGGCTGAGTTTTAGGACGCTCCAGTATCGCCTTGAGAAGTTTAATATAAATAGTGGGCATCAGACTATACCAAAAGGTGCATAA
- a CDS encoding ParB/Srx family N-terminal domain-containing protein — protein MEKIKLEIPIAGVPEEVEIEEIDIDKLVLDEENPRIGYWRDNIMRVTDATSQGDLEIALKSGGYEDYNRLKRSIETSEGAMEEIWVYPIEDGRYKIIDGNTRVLIYRDLKDKYPQKDCYKQIRCKVLPPDITEKSINFIRLIAHLRGVNDWQAYERARMLYILWYHRGYTEEELQSTTKLSLNDIRRWREAYKNMNEQFLPTYSYKLDALLKFSYFVEFENRKIKDGMKRYGLTTKDFCDWVGNDEVTRAQDVRDLRKMFENDDIARILKEEGFQAAKYELSMVIPAYASRLFEHIEKCIIGLKRMSREEEQSILSGEEPVKKTKIMELYEELSKFVDMLKKYE, from the coding sequence ATGGAGAAAATTAAATTAGAAATACCAATTGCAGGCGTACCAGAAGAAGTAGAAATTGAGGAGATAGATATAGATAAATTAGTTTTAGACGAAGAAAATCCACGAATAGGTTATTGGCGAGATAATATTATGAGAGTAACTGATGCAACCTCTCAAGGTGACCTTGAAATAGCATTAAAAAGTGGAGGTTATGAAGATTACAATCGTCTGAAGAGAAGTATTGAGACTAGTGAAGGAGCGATGGAGGAAATCTGGGTGTATCCGATTGAAGATGGGAGATACAAAATAATTGACGGAAATACCAGAGTGCTAATTTATAGGGATTTAAAAGACAAATATCCTCAAAAGGACTGTTATAAACAGATAAGATGCAAGGTTTTACCACCAGATATAACCGAAAAGAGTATCAATTTCATAAGATTAATCGCTCACCTGAGAGGTGTAAATGACTGGCAAGCATATGAAAGGGCAAGAATGTTATATATTCTATGGTACCATAGAGGATACACAGAAGAAGAACTCCAAAGTACAACAAAGCTCTCCTTAAACGACATCAGAAGGTGGCGTGAGGCGTACAAAAATATGAACGAGCAGTTTTTACCAACCTATTCTTATAAGCTTGATGCTCTATTGAAGTTCTCATATTTCGTGGAATTTGAGAACAGAAAAATTAAAGACGGTATGAAAAGATACGGTTTAACAACCAAAGATTTTTGTGATTGGGTAGGGAATGATGAGGTCACTAGAGCTCAAGATGTAAGAGATTTAAGAAAAATGTTTGAGAATGATGATATAGCGAGAATTCTCAAGGAAGAAGGATTTCAGGCAGCAAAATATGAGTTGAGTATGGTTATACCTGCGTATGCGTCCAGGTTATTTGAGCATATTGAAAAGTGTATAATTGGTCTCAAAAGAATGTCAAGAGAGGAGGAACAGAGTATACTTAGTGGTGAGGAACCCGTAAAAAAGACAAAAATAATGGAACTCTATGAGGAATTATCCAAATTTGTGGACATGCTCAAAAAATATGAGTGA